The following proteins come from a genomic window of Eubalaena glacialis isolate mEubGla1 chromosome X, mEubGla1.1.hap2.+ XY, whole genome shotgun sequence:
- the AGTR2 gene encoding type-2 angiotensin II receptor, producing MKDNFTLATISKNITSSLHVGLVNISGNESTFNCSHKPSDKHLDAIPILYYIIFVVGFLVNTIVVTLFCCQKGPKKVSSIYIFNLAVADLLLLATLPLWATYYSYRYDWLFGPVMCKVFGSFLTLNMFASIFFITCMSVDRYQSVIYPFLSQRRNPWQASYIVPLVWCMACLSSLPTFYFRDVRTIEYLGVNACIMAFPPEKYAQWSAGIALMKNILGFIIPLIFIATCYFGIRKHLLKTNSYGKNRITRDQVLKMAAAVVLAFIICWLPFHVLTFLDALAWMGVINSCEVIAVIDLALPFAILLGFTNSCINPFLYCFVGNRFQQKLRRVFRVPITWLQGKRESVSCRKSSSLREMETFVS from the coding sequence ATGAAGGACAACTTCACCCTTGCCACCATCAGCAAAAACATTACCAGCAGTCTTCACGTCGGACTTGTGAACATTTCTGGCAATGAGTCTACCTTTAACTGCTCACATAAGCCATCAGATAAGCATTTAGATGCAATTCCTATTCTCTACTACATTATTTTTGTGGTTGGATTTCTTGTCAATACTATAGTGGTTACACTGTTTTGTTGTCAAAAGGGTCCTAAAAAGGTTTCCAGCATTTACATCTTCAACCTGGCTGTGGCTGACTTATTGCTTTTGGCTACTCTTCCTCTCTGGGCAACCTATTATTCTTACAGATATGACTGGCTCTTTGGACCTGTAATGTGCAAagtttttggttctttcttaacCCTGAACATGTTTGCAAGCATTTTTTTTATCACCTGCATGAGTGTTGATAGGTACCAATCTGTCATCTACCCCTTTCTGTCTCAAAGAAGAAATCCCTGGCAAGCATCTTATATAGTTCCACTTGTTTGGTGTATGGCCTGTCTGTCCTCATTGCCGACATTTTACTTCCGAGATGTCAGAACAATTGAATATTTAGGAGTGAATGCTTGCATCATGGCTTTCCCACCTGAGAAATATGCCCAATGGTCAGCTGGGATTGCCTTAATGAAAAATATTCTTGGTTTTATTATCCCtttaatattcatagcaacatgcTATTTTGGAATCAGAAAACACCTACTGAAGACCAATAGCTATGGGAAGAACAGAATAACTCGTGACCAAGTCCTGAAGATGGCAGCTGCTGTTGTTCTGGCGTTCATCATCTGTTGGCTTCCCTTCCATGTTCTGACCTTCCTGGATGCTCTGGCCTGGATGGGTGTCATTAATAGCTGTGAAGTTATAGCAGTCATTGACCTGGCACTTCCTTTTGCCATCCTCCTGGGATTCACCAACAGCTGCATTAATccctttttgtattgttttgttggAAACCGGTTCCAACAGAAGCTCCGCCGTGTGTTTAGGGTTCCAATTACTTGGCTCCAAGGCAAGAGAGAGAGTGTGTCATGCCGAAAAAGCAGTTCCCTTAGAGAAATGGAGACCTTTGTGTCTTAA